A section of the Babylonia areolata isolate BAREFJ2019XMU chromosome 31, ASM4173473v1, whole genome shotgun sequence genome encodes:
- the LOC143275741 gene encoding uncharacterized protein LOC143275741: MNCGSGCFAIDSTSQLEGTVDTSFLGPNDCKDNTSSKVIFRIEYAGSSGSEDICTVPYPGCKPGFHQKNDQQCQCESSSGMINTYQLLFYFNENYVGANLSITTECQHTGQHVFTHTDCTDLELAPAEYPPESDNEEEMKRSAVITIGAVAILLAFIICVLVVRKFWHGGQESGTKTSTPREDPDDNVAKEEPETDDDQSEQATSEELTGSTVDLEPPTEQSTSAFETTTSED, translated from the exons ATGAACTGCGGCTCGGGCTGTTTCGCGATCGACAGCACATCGCAGTTGGAAGGAACAGTTGATACTTCCTTTCTAGGTCCAAACGACTGCAAAGATAACACATCTTCTAAAGTCATATTCAGAATAGAATATGCCGGCTCTTCTGGATCAGAAGACATCTGCACTGTCCCGTATCCCGGATGTAAACCGGGATTCCATCAGAAGAATGACCAGCAGTGTCAGTGTGAATCCTCCTCTGGGATGATCAACACTTATCAGCTGCTTTTCTACTTCAACGAAAACTATGTGGGCGCCAATCTGAGTATCACAACCGAATGTCAACATACTGGTCAGCATGTTTTTACACATACCGACTGTACGGACCTCG agCTAGCACCAGCAG AGTATCCACCAGAATCAGACA ATGAAGAAGAGATGAAGCGCTCCGCTGTGATAACGATCGGAGCTGTAGCTATTCTCCTGGCATTCATCATCTGCGTCCTCGTCGTCAGGAAGTTCTGGCATGGAGGGCAGGAATCTGGCACCAAAACCAGTACTCCCCGTGAAGACCCTGATGACAACGTCGCCAAGGAAGAGCCCGAGACCGATGATGATCAATCCGAACAAGCAACATCCGAGGAACTTACTGGAAGCACTGTTGACCTGGAGCCGCCCACTGAACAAAGTACTTCCGCTTTCGAAACAACGACGTCCGAAGATTAA
- the LOC143275976 gene encoding uncharacterized protein LOC143275976, translated as MLAATIPVLGHSTATMGISQPEDDFDLSPGRSPQGVYLALTVSASTSPNDSERSDDIFLETSRSPSPLLASSPESSKEVVGQDAPVVKYTDDQEKSVETEKQASCVKPKYGSTIVGLPDKFMKKVETLGKEKETRKKKKWRAVNAEDMGFKLTLFPREPVTCDEKKVESESKSFYAMIEAELDHEKDQLKPFRHLLQLEGTGLNRETKFTRKDSDRRVQKAHKQVKSKDITSVLNNRGRKTLYIHFRIYKQHPFLHCSNLEHPNLPSPPRREGVCLEVAKSAIRAQTLNPEFGIRAPRHPVPAQNLHHALDNRNAANDLPTDLVSFLISLQHREMTPEDYEMLLRLDEGVAPKTVAEDVISALKTDVVDESSAGEVCSVCMEMYEVGQCRKFLPCDHVFHEQCIDMWLANSSQNCPLDGLPVGFS; from the coding sequence ATGTTAGCAGCTACGATTCCGGTCTTGGGACATTCGACCGCAACCATGGGTATTTCCCAGCCAGAAGACGACTTCGATCTGTCCCCAGGTAGATCTCCTCAAGGTGTGTACTTGGCATTAACTGTTAGTGCTTCTACTTCTCCAAACGATTCTGAGCGTAGTGATGACATTTTTCTTGAAACAAGCCGTTCCCCTTCGCCTTTACTCGCCAGTTCACCGGAAAGCTCGAAGGAAGTAGTCGGGCAGGACGCTCCAGTCGTGAAGTACACTGACGATCAAGAGAAAAGTGTTGAAACCGAGAAACAAGCGTCATGTGTAAAGCCCAAGTATGGCTCCACCATCGTGGGACTGCCAGACAAGTTCATGAAGAAAGTAGAGACactaggaaaagaaaaagaaacacgaaagaaaaagaaatggagagcAGTGAATGCTGAGGACATGGGCTTCAAACTCACCTTATTCCCCCGTGAACCAGTGACATGTGATGAAAAGAAAGTCGAAAGTGAGTCAAAGAGTTTTTACGCTATGATCGAGGCAGAGCTTGATCATGAGAAAGACCAGCTCAAACCCTTCCGCCACCTTCTGCAGCTGGAAGGAACAGGCCTGAACAGGGAAACAAAATTCACACGCAAAGACAGTGACAGGCGCGTGCAGAAAGCCCATAAACAGGTAAAGAGCAAAGACATCACCTCTGTCCTCAACAACCGAGGCCGCAAAACACTGTACATACACTTCAGGATCTACAAGCAACACCCCTTCCTGCACTGCTCCAACCTCGAGCACCCAAACCTCCCGTCCCCACCCAGAAGGGAAGGAGTGTGTCTGGAGGTAGCAAAATCTGCCATACGTGCTCAGACATTGAACCCAGAATTTGGCATCCGTGCCCCCCGTCACCCAGTCCCTGCTCAGAACCTGCACCATGCCCTGGACAACAGGAACGCTGCCAATGATCTGCCCACAGACCTCGTCTCCTTCCTTATCTCCCTCCAGCACCGGGAGATGACGCCAGAGGACTACGAGATGTTGCTGAGGCTTGACGAGGGCGTGGCGCCTAAGACTGTCGCAGAAGATGTCATAAGTGCGTTGAAGACTGACGTGGTGGACGAATCCTCAGCAGGagaggtgtgcagtgtgtgcatggagATGTATGAGGTGGGTCAGTGCAGGAAGTTTCTGCCCTGTGACCACGTGTTTCACGAGCAGTGCATTGACATGTGGCTGGCCAACTCTTCCCAGAACTGTCCACTGGATGGGTTACCCGTGGGGTTTTCTTAA